CGGATGGGGCGAAAGTCTCCTTACCGGTCCGGAATAATCATTAAGCGCTATGTCTGCGCCACCACTAATGGCGGTGACGAAAGGACGTAGCCCCGAGGCAGGAATCACTAAATCTCCATCGGTAAACAAGAGAACCTCTCCCTTAGCTACCTCTGCTCCGACACTGCGACCAGCGTCGTGTCCCAGCGGCAACTCATAGGAAATAACATGCGCACCAAGCGAAAGGGCAATTTCTGCCGTTTGATCGGCTGATCCGTTGACGATTACAATAACCTCGCAGCGCGGATGGACCCTTCTAGCTCCGGATATCACTCCCGCAATGGTCTTCGCTTCGTTCATGGCAGGAATAATAACCGAAACATAGGGATTTGGATGGTTAACGATAGGGATTGCGGCGACTTGCCGCACTGGGCGTGAAGTCCGCCGTTTGATCCGAGAGACCCGCCGTCCCGTGCGGCGGGCAGAAGTACGTTTGGGCTTCATGCTCATCCACCTTCCTTACAGAGCCTATTCGTCAGGCTGAGGGTTACATCACAGTTTATGTACTACGCCGAACAGGGTAACGGCCTTTGTCTCCTGTCATGTGGAAAACAGGACAAATGTACTCACCCTCTTAATTGCTAGGAGGACAACACAACAAAAAGCGCAGCCATCGGCTGCGCTTAGCATTTTGTACATCATCATTGCGAATTAATCAAACACACGATCATCCACTACCGGTTTGGCTAACGGAGCGCCGATAGCAATCCAAGAGATGACCCCATAGAAATGCGGAGTTTCGCGCAAGCGCACCACTTGTATCACTGCATCTCCGTTGGCTCTGCTCTTCAAGGAAGCATAGAAATATGGTTGATTCGTCATGGCGACGAGCACATAACCGGTATGACCAAAGTTCTCATCGAACGATACGGTCACTTCCACACTCTCAGCATCCCCATTGAACATGAATGCTGTCATTCCAAACTGCTGAAGCGCTTCTCGCTTACCTGCAGTCTGAATCGGACTGAAGGATAGATGTTCAGCATTTACAGAATTCACTGCCAAATGAGCACCGTTTACTGCACCAGGAGCAATATGATAATCCTGAACGCTTTCTTCCTCTAGATGACGGGCTTGAATAGCGAAGGAAGAGATTTTGGAAGCCACCACCGATTCATCTTGAAGCTCTGTCGTCCCTACCGAACCATCAGCCAGATGAGAGGACTCAATACTTCCTGCCTTCAGCTTTACTCCATCGATGCTAGCATCAGGAAGCAACGCAGAGCTGCGTGTTTCATCCGCAAGATGCTCCAGTTTGATGATACCGGGCTGCAAATGCCGATCTGCCACGATCTGGTCAGCAAGATGCTCTCCGTACACACTCCATGGCTGTAAATGTGAAGCATTCACTGAACCTTCGGCCAGTTTTTCTTCGGTAATGCTACCTTCCGGCAACAGTTCGGAGCTACGAACCTCCTCTGCCAGATGCTTTAGGGTAATGCTGTTAGATCTAATGTGGCGACTATCTACCGTATCCCCTGCCAAATGACCGCCATAGACGCTACCAGGAGCCAGGTGGAATGATTGGATAGATCCACCCTCCAATTTCTCACCTGTGATACTGCCATCCGGCAAAAGATCTGCGCTAAAGACCTCTTCCGCCAGATGATTCAGGTTAATACTTCCTTGCCGGATATGGCGGCTATCTATCGTACCACCCGCTAAATGCCCCCCATACACGCTACCTGGAGCCAAGTGGAAAGCAGAGATGGATCCACCCTCAAGCTTTTTACCGGGAATGCTGCCGTCTGCCAGGAAATCCGAGCTACGTGTCTCTGATGCTAGATGAGCTAGTGTGATCTCACCGTAACGGATATGGCGGCCTTCTACTGCACCGAGGCTCAAATGACTGCCATCTACGCTTCCTGGTGCCAGATGGTTTGAATCTACAGATTCTTCTGCCAGCTTCTCACCGGTAATGCTACCATCTGGCAGAAATTCGGAGCTACGTGTCTCTGATGCTAGATGAGCTAGGGTAATCTCACCGTAACGGATATGGCGTCCTTCTACTGCACCGAGGCTCAAATGACTGCCATCTACACTTCCTGGTGCCAGATGGTTTGAATCTACGGATTCTTCTGCCAGCTTCTCACCGGTAATGCTACCATCTGGCAGCAATTCGGAGCTACGTGTCTCTGATGCTAGATGAGCCAGGGTAATCTCACCGTACCCGATATGACGTCGTTCTACTGCACCTGAGCTCAAATGACTGCCATCTACACTTCCTGGTGCCAGATGGTTTGAATCTACGGATTCTTCTGCTAGCTTCTCACCGGTAATGCTACCATCCGGCAGGAAATCGGAGCTGCGTGTTTCTGGTGCTAGATGAGCCAGGGTAATCTCACCATACCCGATATGACGTCGTTCTACTGCACCTGAGCTCAAATGACTGCCATCTACACTTCCTGGTGCCAGATGGTTTGAATCTACGGATTCTTCTGCCAGCTTCTCACCGGTAATGCTGCCGTCCGGCAGTAATTCTGAGCTGCGTGTCTCTGGTGCTAGATGAGCCATTGTAATCTCACCATACCCGATATGATGGCCTTCTACTGCACCCCAACTCAGATGACTACTCCCTACACTTCCAGGTTCAAGATGAATAGAACTAACGGATTCTTCTGCCAGCTTCTCACCGGTAATGCTGCCGTCCGGCAGTAATTCTGAGCTGCGTGTCTCTGGTGCTAGATGAGCCATTGTAATCTCACCATACCCGATATGATGGCCTTCTACTGCACCCGAACTCAGATGACTACTCCCTACACTTCCAGGTTCAAGATGAATAGAACTAACGGATTCTTCTGCCAGCTTCTCACTGGTGATACTACCGTCGGGTAACAATTCAGAACTGCGCGTTTCTTTTGCCAAATGAGCTAACGTAATCTCGCCATTTCGAATATGACGACCTTCCACTGCGTATGGACTCAAATGACTGCCATCTACACTTCCTGGTACTAGATGATTTGAATCTACGGATTCTACTGCCAGCTTCTCACTGGTGATACTACCGTCGGGTAACAATTCAGAGCTGCGCGTTTCTTTTGCCAAATGAGCTAACGTGATTTCACCATTTCGGATATGACGGCCTTCCACTGCGTCCGGACTCAGATGACTACCATCCACACTTCCTGGTATTAGATGATTTGAATTTACAGATTCTCTCGCCAGCTTTTCTCTGGTAATACTGCCGTCTGGAAGCAAGTCTGCGCTACGTGCATCTTTGGCTAGATGAGCTAAGGTGATTTCACCGTACCCGATATGGCGGCCTTCTACTGTATCCGGGCTCAGATGGCTGCCATTCACACTTCCAGGTATAAGATGATTTGAGTTCACAGATTCTTCCGCCAGCTTTTCTCGGGTAATACTGCCATCTGGGAGCAAGTCTGCGCTACGTGCATCTTTGGCTAGATGAGCTAAGGTGATTTCACTGTGCCCAATATGACGTCCCTTCACTGTATCCGAGCTCAGATGACTGCCATCTACGCTTCCGGCCATGAGATGAATAGAACCTACGGATTCCTCAGCGAGCTTCTCGCCGGTAATACTACCATTAGGCAGTAGCTCAGAGCTAAACGTTTCTTCTGCCAAATGAGCTAGTGTGATCTCACCATGCTGAATGTGACGACCTTCTACTGCACCCAGTCTCAGATGAGTTCCGTCTACACTTGCAGGTACAAGATGAATAGAATCTACGGATTCTTCCGCCAGCTTCTCCCCGGTAATACTGCCCTCTGGCAGCAAGTCGGAGCTACGTGCATCTTCAGCTAGATGAGCCAGCTTGATCTCACCATGCCCGATATGACGTCCTTCAATCGTATCCATGCATAGATGGCTTCCGTCTACACTGCCCGGTGAAAGATGCTGGGAATCCACAGCCCCTTTGGCCAGCTTAGACCCGCTAATGCTGCCCTCCTGTATTTGAATCGAAGAGATGGAATTAGGAATGATATGACCATTTCCGATGGACAACGGCCGGATATGCGCCCCGCCGATACTTCCCGGATTCATATGTCTGCTCTGAACCGCACTATCGCTAATGGATTTTGAATGAACTGCATTCACAGATAAATGCTCTGCCTGAACTGCCGACACTGCTAATTTACTGGAATCCACACTTCCATCAGCAAGCTTAGCCGATGTGACCGATAAATCACTAATCTTATCCGTCGATACACTTTCCGGGGACAGCTTTAACGATGTCACCACATGATCTGCCAGATGATGTGGCTGCACTGCCCCAGCGGCCAAATGAATCTCTCTCACCGCAGCAGAAGCCAGCTTATCTCCCGAAACCGAGCCGGACTGAATCGCAGCAGTAGTCACACTATTTTCTCCGAGATGTCTCCGTTCCACAGCTCCAGTGGCAAGATGATCTTTATCCACTACAGCATCCTGCAAGGCACGACCGCTCACGCTGGCATCTGCTAGATGTTTCTCCTCCACTGCACAAAAAGCGATATGCTCACCACTTACCACTTCACGAGCAATCGTACTTCCAATGACCGATCCTGCTGCTAGTTTAGCCGAGCTCACCACTCCGTCCGCTAACTTGGCGGAAGTAACGCTCTGTGGACGCAGGTGCTCCGCACCCACAGACTCTGAGGCCAGCTTTTCTCCAGTAACAGCACCAGAGGATAGATGTTCCGTATGAACAGCTTCATCCATAAGCTGCTCCGAGCCTACCGCTTCCGAAGCTAAATGGGAGTGGTTCACAGCCTCACGTTCCAGATGATTAGAGGAAACAGCTTGCATAGCAATTTGCGGTCCGCGTATGGCGGATTTGGCAATATGTCTGGTGGTTACAGCTTCATCTGCTAGCTTATGTGCGAGTATGCTTTGATCAGCGATTTTCGATGAGGTGACCGCTTGCTCAACCAGCTGTGCAGTACCTACCGCACCCTCTGTTAGCTTTAAAAAGGAGATACTTCGGTCAGCTAGATGGCGACTCGTTATTTCCCCGTCGCTGATATGGGAACCGTGTACGCTTTCTGCACTTAGATGGATGCTTCTCACTACTTCTGCACCTAGCTGCTTGGAACCAATAGCACCATCCGCTACATGTGCGCCTTCGATTACACCCGACTGGAGCTGCTCCTTGCCGATCAGCTTGCTGGCAAGCTGCCCTGGTCCGATCGCTCCCGGAGCCAAATGTCTAGCGGTTATCAAAGCATCGCTAAGATGGCGACCCTCAATCACAGCATCAGCCAGTTTGGAGCTGCTGATTTCACCATCGGCTATTATATCGCCAGATACCGCTGCATCAGCTAGCTTGGAACGGTCTATACTCCCGTTTGCGATGTGGCGGCCTGTGATGCTACTGCTTCCTATTTTCTCACCAGTAACCGCTCCATCTTCCAGTAGATCAGCCGTAATAATCAGATCGCTCAAATGACGGCTCTCAATTGATTTATCCGCAATTTGACCGCCGCCGATAATCCGATCAGCCAGCTTCTCTGGACTAATACTACCGTTCTTCAGCTTCTCTCCACTGATGGAATGATCCAGCAGTTTACCGCCACTTACGCTTCCTTCAGCTAAATGTTCACCCACAATGGATTCAGGCGCGATTTTCGAAGAAGTAACTGCCTTGTCCGCGATATTGATGCTCTGTACAGCGTAATCTTGCAACCATGGTGTACCAATAATGCCGAACTTCAGCTTAGAACCGTCAATGGTACGTGGAGCGATTTTAGCTCCTGTAACTGCTGCATCCGATAGATCATCTGTATAAACGGGCTGGAACCGCTCTTTTTCAGGAGCGAACCAAATCGTCTCAGGAAGATTATCCGCCTGTTTCTGAAGCTGCTCTTCCACTATAGGCTCTGGCTCTGGCTCTGGCTCTGGCTCTGGCTCTGGTTGCAGAACTGGTACGAAAATTGATTCCTCTTGAACGACTTCAGCGATTGCTCCTCCACTTACCTGAACATCAGCGAGCTCTGCTTTACTGACTCCGTCATTGCTGCTCCCCGAATCCTTAGAACTGCCTT
This genomic stretch from Paenibacillus sp. FSL H7-0737 harbors:
- a CDS encoding glycosyltransferase family 2 protein, which codes for MKPKRTSARRTGRRVSRIKRRTSRPVRQVAAIPIVNHPNPYVSVIIPAMNEAKTIAGVISGARRVHPRCEVIVIVNGSADQTAEIALSLGAHVISYELPLGHDAGRSVGAEVAKGEVLLFTDGDLVIPASGLRPFVTAISGGADIALNDYSGPVRRLSPHPVVLSKHALNILLGRPDLKGCSMTAVPHAISRRALEILGSQSLSRPPLAHAQAVLSGLRVVAAHKVHVGKLNAVRRKEDGTDPLQQLITADHMEAVSLLLEHRGIRAGFSDGTRRREMVR
- a CDS encoding WIAG-tail domain, with the protein product MRGSKKKQPRSPQKRLYYVDNPNIKELSMLESKGSSKDSGSSNDGVSKAELADVQVSGGAIAEVVQEESIFVPVLQPEPEPEPEPEPEPIVEEQLQKQADNLPETIWFAPEKERFQPVYTDDLSDAAVTGAKIAPRTIDGSKLKFGIIGTPWLQDYAVQSINIADKAVTSSKIAPESIVGEHLAEGSVSGGKLLDHSISGEKLKNGSISPEKLADRIIGGGQIADKSIESRHLSDLIITADLLEDGAVTGEKIGSSSITGRHIANGSIDRSKLADAAVSGDIIADGEISSSKLADAVIEGRHLSDALITARHLAPGAIGPGQLASKLIGKEQLQSGVIEGAHVADGAIGSKQLGAEVVRSIHLSAESVHGSHISDGEITSRHLADRSISFLKLTEGAVGTAQLVEQAVTSSKIADQSILAHKLADEAVTTRHIAKSAIRGPQIAMQAVSSNHLEREAVNHSHLASEAVGSEQLMDEAVHTEHLSSGAVTGEKLASESVGAEHLRPQSVTSAKLADGVVSSAKLAAGSVIGSTIAREVVSGEHIAFCAVEEKHLADASVSGRALQDAVVDKDHLATGAVERRHLGENSVTTAAIQSGSVSGDKLASAAVREIHLAAGAVQPHHLADHVVTSLKLSPESVSTDKISDLSVTSAKLADGSVDSSKLAVSAVQAEHLSVNAVHSKSISDSAVQSRHMNPGSIGGAHIRPLSIGNGHIIPNSISSIQIQEGSISGSKLAKGAVDSQHLSPGSVDGSHLCMDTIEGRHIGHGEIKLAHLAEDARSSDLLPEGSITGEKLAEESVDSIHLVPASVDGTHLRLGAVEGRHIQHGEITLAHLAEETFSSELLPNGSITGEKLAEESVGSIHLMAGSVDGSHLSSDTVKGRHIGHSEITLAHLAKDARSADLLPDGSITREKLAEESVNSNHLIPGSVNGSHLSPDTVEGRHIGYGEITLAHLAKDARSADLLPDGSITREKLARESVNSNHLIPGSVDGSHLSPDAVEGRHIRNGEITLAHLAKETRSSELLPDGSITSEKLAVESVDSNHLVPGSVDGSHLSPYAVEGRHIRNGEITLAHLAKETRSSELLPDGSITSEKLAEESVSSIHLEPGSVGSSHLSSGAVEGHHIGYGEITMAHLAPETRSSELLPDGSITGEKLAEESVSSIHLEPGSVGSSHLSWGAVEGHHIGYGEITMAHLAPETRSSELLPDGSITGEKLAEESVDSNHLAPGSVDGSHLSSGAVERRHIGYGEITLAHLAPETRSSDFLPDGSITGEKLAEESVDSNHLAPGSVDGSHLSSGAVERRHIGYGEITLAHLASETRSSELLPDGSITGEKLAEESVDSNHLAPGSVDGSHLSLGAVEGRHIRYGEITLAHLASETRSSEFLPDGSITGEKLAEESVDSNHLAPGSVDGSHLSLGAVEGRHIRYGEITLAHLASETRSSDFLADGSIPGKKLEGGSISAFHLAPGSVYGGHLAGGTIDSRHIRQGSINLNHLAEEVFSADLLPDGSITGEKLEGGSIQSFHLAPGSVYGGHLAGDTVDSRHIRSNSITLKHLAEEVRSSELLPEGSITEEKLAEGSVNASHLQPWSVYGEHLADQIVADRHLQPGIIKLEHLADETRSSALLPDASIDGVKLKAGSIESSHLADGSVGTTELQDESVVASKISSFAIQARHLEEESVQDYHIAPGAVNGAHLAVNSVNAEHLSFSPIQTAGKREALQQFGMTAFMFNGDAESVEVTVSFDENFGHTGYVLVAMTNQPYFYASLKSRANGDAVIQVVRLRETPHFYGVISWIAIGAPLAKPVVDDRVFD